The Halosimplex litoreum genome has a window encoding:
- the rpsB gene encoding 30S ribosomal protein S2: MSGNENEGLDASESDVDPEVDEETAAAETETEEPATGADERVADEAADEEPAEEADEGPALDEDVMPDDEADLLIPVEDYLAAGVHIGTQQKTKDMERFIHRVRTDGLYVLDVSMTDTRIRTAADFLANYDPEQILVASSRQYGRFPAEKFADAVGARARTGRFIPGTLTNPDYEGYIEPDVVVVTDPIGDAQAVKEAITVGIPVIAMCDSNNQTSNVDLVVPTNNKGRKALSVVYWLLANETLDQRGAEPSYGLDDFETEI, translated from the coding sequence ATGAGCGGAAACGAAAACGAAGGTCTCGACGCCAGCGAGTCCGACGTCGACCCCGAGGTCGACGAGGAGACCGCGGCGGCCGAGACAGAGACTGAGGAACCGGCCACTGGGGCCGACGAGCGGGTCGCCGACGAGGCGGCCGACGAGGAGCCGGCCGAGGAGGCCGACGAGGGGCCCGCCCTCGACGAGGACGTCATGCCCGACGACGAGGCAGACCTCCTCATCCCCGTCGAGGACTACCTGGCCGCGGGTGTCCACATCGGTACCCAGCAGAAGACCAAGGACATGGAGCGGTTCATCCACCGCGTCCGCACCGACGGGCTGTACGTGCTCGACGTGAGCATGACGGACACCCGTATCCGGACCGCGGCGGACTTCCTGGCCAACTACGACCCCGAGCAGATCCTCGTGGCGTCGTCGCGCCAGTACGGCCGCTTCCCCGCCGAGAAGTTCGCCGACGCCGTGGGCGCCCGCGCCCGCACCGGCCGCTTCATCCCGGGGACGCTGACCAACCCCGACTACGAGGGCTACATCGAGCCCGACGTCGTAGTCGTCACCGACCCCATCGGTGACGCCCAGGCCGTCAAGGAGGCCATCACCGTCGGCATCCCGGTCATCGCGATGTGCGACTCCAACAACCAGACATCCAACGTCGACCTGGTCGTCCCAACCAACAACAAGGGGCGCAAGGCCCTGTCGGTCGTCTACTGGCTACTCGCCAACGAGACGCTCGATCAGCGCGGCGCAGAGCCGTCCTACGGTCTCGACGACTTCGAGACCGAGATTTAA